A part of Puntigrus tetrazona isolate hp1 chromosome 21, ASM1883169v1, whole genome shotgun sequence genomic DNA contains:
- the qpctlb gene encoding glutaminyl-peptide cyclotransferase isoform X1 yields the protein MSRTKQSGVRDECSPDSVLSSISTMSCSFLFIYLTERRSACASPGLLLKMNSIRYKAATVRWNCSVARCDHARMCRLRLLLLCLCVMVAMTLTLAVSLSNHQTIEYDLSPKPPDLFKDKLNHQPGKPTVAQVKWLISQVNWERLWYSHLRPILTERQPGSRGSRSVRKHIFSRLDSLSAGWSVEVDSFISETPRGPVSFSNVLAVLDPMAPRRLLLACHYDSKFIPSDPSEPKKVFVGASDSAVPCAMMLELVTALDPHLKKHKQLMSRVTLQLVFFDGGEAFEQWSQTDSLYGSRHLADSMSHIPHPPGSEQTTLLNAVDLLVLLDLIGAPDPMFVNHFKNTARWFDRLIAAEKRLHNLGLLSSHPKEQTYFMKNVNMGPVEDDHTPFLERGVPVLHIIATPFPSFLHTLEDTGDKVHSHTVENLTKVLVVFLAEYLRL from the exons ATGTCAAGGACGAAACAGAGCGGCGTTCGTGATGAATGTTCCCCAGACTCAGTGCTCTCGTCGATCAGCACTATGAGCTGCTCGTTTCTGTTCATTTATCTGACAGAGCGGCGGAGTGCCTGTGCCAGTCCCGGACTGCTGCTG AAGATGAACAGCATACGGTACAAAGCGGCGACTGTCAGGTGGAACTGTTCCGTCGCGCGCTGTGACCACGCGCGCATGTGCCGCCTGCGCCTGCTGCTGCTGTGCTTGTGCGTGATGGTGGCGATGACATTAACACTGGCAGTGTCACTATCTAACCACCAAACCATAGAGTATGATTTGTCTCCTAAACCCCCTGACCTATTCAAAGACAAG CTGAATCACCAGCCAGGTAAACCCACTGTTGCCCAAGTGAAGTGGCTCATCTCCCAGGTGAATTGGGAAAGACTATGGTATTCCCATCTGCGTCCCATTCTCACTGAACGCCAGCCAGGAAGCCGTGGCAGTCGGTCCGTTCGAAAA CACATCTTTTCTCGTCTGGATTCTCTTTCGGCGGGCTGGTCTGTAGAGGTGGACTCCTTCATCTCCGAAACCCCTCGTGGCCCTGTTAGCTTCTCTAATGTCCTGGCCGTGTTGGACCCAATGGCTCCTCGCCGACTGCTACTGGCTTGTCACTATGACTCCAAGTTTATACCTTCAGATCCTAGTGAACCAAAGAAGGTGTTTGTGGGCGCCAGTGATTCGGCCGTGCCTTGTGCTATGATGCTGGAACTGGTCACCGCTTTGGATCCacacctcaaaaagcacaagcAGCTG atgTCCAGGGTGACCCTGCAGTTAGTGTTCTTCGATGGAGGAGAAGCTTTCGAGCAGTGGTCTCAGACAGACTCGCTATATGGTTCACGCCACCTTGCAGACTCCATGTCTCACATTCCTCACCCACCGGGTTCTGAACAAACCACACTGCTGAATGCTGTG GATCTCCTCGTTCTTTTGGACCTTATTGGTGCTCCTGATCCCATGTTTGTGAATCACTTTAAGAACACAGCGCGCTGGTTTGACCGCCTTATCGCTGCTG AGAAGAGACTTCATAATTTGGGGCTCCTGTCTTCCCATCCCAAAGAGCAGACATATTTCATGAAGAATGTGAATATGGGTCCAGTTGAAGATGATCACACTCCTTTCCTTGAGAGAG GAGTTCCAGTGCTGCACATAATCGCTACACCATTCCCTTCTTTCCTGCACACATTGGAGGACACAGGGGACAAGGTTCACAGTCACACTGTGGAGAATCTCACCAAAGTCCTTGTGGTCTTCCTGGCTGAGTATCTACGGCTCTAG
- the qpctlb gene encoding glutaminyl-peptide cyclotransferase isoform X2 gives MNSIRYKAATVRWNCSVARCDHARMCRLRLLLLCLCVMVAMTLTLAVSLSNHQTIEYDLSPKPPDLFKDKLNHQPGKPTVAQVKWLISQVNWERLWYSHLRPILTERQPGSRGSRSVRKHIFSRLDSLSAGWSVEVDSFISETPRGPVSFSNVLAVLDPMAPRRLLLACHYDSKFIPSDPSEPKKVFVGASDSAVPCAMMLELVTALDPHLKKHKQLMSRVTLQLVFFDGGEAFEQWSQTDSLYGSRHLADSMSHIPHPPGSEQTTLLNAVDLLVLLDLIGAPDPMFVNHFKNTARWFDRLIAAEKRLHNLGLLSSHPKEQTYFMKNVNMGPVEDDHTPFLERGVPVLHIIATPFPSFLHTLEDTGDKVHSHTVENLTKVLVVFLAEYLRL, from the exons ATGAACAGCATACGGTACAAAGCGGCGACTGTCAGGTGGAACTGTTCCGTCGCGCGCTGTGACCACGCGCGCATGTGCCGCCTGCGCCTGCTGCTGCTGTGCTTGTGCGTGATGGTGGCGATGACATTAACACTGGCAGTGTCACTATCTAACCACCAAACCATAGAGTATGATTTGTCTCCTAAACCCCCTGACCTATTCAAAGACAAG CTGAATCACCAGCCAGGTAAACCCACTGTTGCCCAAGTGAAGTGGCTCATCTCCCAGGTGAATTGGGAAAGACTATGGTATTCCCATCTGCGTCCCATTCTCACTGAACGCCAGCCAGGAAGCCGTGGCAGTCGGTCCGTTCGAAAA CACATCTTTTCTCGTCTGGATTCTCTTTCGGCGGGCTGGTCTGTAGAGGTGGACTCCTTCATCTCCGAAACCCCTCGTGGCCCTGTTAGCTTCTCTAATGTCCTGGCCGTGTTGGACCCAATGGCTCCTCGCCGACTGCTACTGGCTTGTCACTATGACTCCAAGTTTATACCTTCAGATCCTAGTGAACCAAAGAAGGTGTTTGTGGGCGCCAGTGATTCGGCCGTGCCTTGTGCTATGATGCTGGAACTGGTCACCGCTTTGGATCCacacctcaaaaagcacaagcAGCTG atgTCCAGGGTGACCCTGCAGTTAGTGTTCTTCGATGGAGGAGAAGCTTTCGAGCAGTGGTCTCAGACAGACTCGCTATATGGTTCACGCCACCTTGCAGACTCCATGTCTCACATTCCTCACCCACCGGGTTCTGAACAAACCACACTGCTGAATGCTGTG GATCTCCTCGTTCTTTTGGACCTTATTGGTGCTCCTGATCCCATGTTTGTGAATCACTTTAAGAACACAGCGCGCTGGTTTGACCGCCTTATCGCTGCTG AGAAGAGACTTCATAATTTGGGGCTCCTGTCTTCCCATCCCAAAGAGCAGACATATTTCATGAAGAATGTGAATATGGGTCCAGTTGAAGATGATCACACTCCTTTCCTTGAGAGAG GAGTTCCAGTGCTGCACATAATCGCTACACCATTCCCTTCTTTCCTGCACACATTGGAGGACACAGGGGACAAGGTTCACAGTCACACTGTGGAGAATCTCACCAAAGTCCTTGTGGTCTTCCTGGCTGAGTATCTACGGCTCTAG
- the sdhaf1 gene encoding succinate dehydrogenase assembly factor 1, mitochondrial: MILHTMARHSKLQKQVLSLYRQFLRAAQDKPGFVPRIRDEFRGNAAIKKSDVMHIEYLYRRGQRQLELLKDVNTKQLGTFSKSKEDGS, translated from the coding sequence ATGATCCTGCACACTATGGCACGCCATAGCAAGCTCCAGAAACAGGTCTTATCCCTGTACAGGCAGTTTCTGCGCGCCGCTCAGGACAAGCCGGGCTTCGTACCGAGAATACGCGATGAATTCCGTGGCAATGCTGCCATCAAGAAATCCGACGTGATGCATATAGAATATCTTTATCGGCGAGGCCAACGCCAACTCGAACTGCTCAAAGATGTGAACACTAAACAACTTGGAACATTCAGCAAGTCTAAAGAGGACGGTTCATAG
- the kcnk12l gene encoding potassium channel subfamily K member 13 — MPRGRGVSNSCCLPLHLNEDNARFGLLAAFILLYLLCGAVVFSALEHPSEVQAHRRWDQQLANFTEQNSINLKSLHVLLKQYEEAFAAGIRVDKLRPRWDFSGAFYFVATVVSTIGFGMTTPVTVAGKIFLIFYGLLGCAATILFFNLFLERIITMLAYIMRWCHERQLRRSGVGGEEARSEDDSLEGWKPSVYYVMLILGIAALLIACSASALYSAMEDWDYFESLYFCFVAFSTIGFGDVVSSQRESYKAQEAYRLGNCLFILMGVCCIYSLFNVISIIIKQTLNWILGKLDCSKAQCPCRGRPYRRRGRACCCCCFPRIPNQRHNHHPPPGHSRQRAQKRNAVHPAPTNEATGKRFTNASVETVCDSETDAGLGPDGGYLTGRRLSGEMISVNDFMANKVSLAILQKQLSETAHGNPRQSHVRQNGFSGGVGAFAIMNNRLQETSVDR, encoded by the exons ATGCCACGTGGAAGAGGTGTCAGCAACAGCTGTTGCCTCCCACTTCACCTGAATGAAGACAATGCCCGTTTTGGCTTGTTGGCGGCCTTCATCCTTCTCTACCTGCTGTGTGGGGCGGTGGTGTTCTCCGCACTCGAGCATCCCTCTGAGGTGCAGGCTCACCGGCGCTGGGATCAACAGCTGGCCAACTTCACAGAGCAAAACAGCATAAACCTGAAATCTCTACATGTCCTGCTAAAGCAATATGAGGAAGCCTTTGCGGCAGGGATCCGTGTGGACAAACTTAGACCTCGCTGGGATTTCTCAGGAGCCTTCTACTTTGTTGCTACAGTGGTCTCTACTATTG GCTTTGGCATGACCACTCCTGTCACCGTTGCAGGTAAGATCTTTCTCATATTCTATGGACTCCTTGGCTGCGCAGCAACAATCCTCTTCTTCAACCTCTTCCTGGAGCGCATCATCACGATGTTGGCCTACATCATGCGTTGGTGTCACGAGCGCCAACTACGCCGCTCCGGCGTGGGAGGAGAGGAGGCCAGGAGCGAGGACGACAGTCTGGAGGGCTGGAAACCATCAGTCTACTACGTAATGCTTATTCTGGGCATCGCAGCCCTGCTGATTGCATGCAGTGCATCTGCGTTGTACTCTGCCATGGAGGACTGGGACTACTTCGAGTCCTTGTACTTCTGCTTTGTGGCCTTCAGCACCATAGGCTTTGGGGATGTGGTGAGCAGCCAACGGGAAAGCTATAAAGCTCAAGAGGCCTACCGTCTCGGCAACTGCCTCTTCATCCTCATGGGTGTGTGTTGCATTTATTCCCTGTTCAATGTCATTTCCATCATTATCAAGCAGACGCTCAACTGGATCCTCGGGAAACTGGACTGCAGCAAGGCTCAGTGTCCCTGTCGCGGCCGTCCGTACAGAAGACGAGGTCGGgcctgctgttgctgctgctttCCACGAATTCCCAACCAGAGGCACAACCACCACCCTCCGCCAGGACATTCCCGGCAGAGGGCTCAAAAACGCAATGCTGTGCACCCTGCGCCGACGAACGAAGCAACAGGAAAGCGCTTCACTAATGCATCAGTGGAAACAGTTTGTGATAGTGAGACTGATGCTGGCTTAGGACCAGATGGAGGTTATCTGACAGGGCGCAGACTGTCTGGAGAAATGATCTCAGTCAATGACTTTATGGCCAACAAGGTTTCTCTGGCCATTCTACAGAAGCAACTCTCAGAGACCGCTCACGGTAATCCAAGACAGAGCCACGTTCGCCAGAACGGCTTCTCCGGTGGAGTGGGTGCCTTTGCTATCATGAATAACCGCCTTCAGGAGACAAGTGTCGACAGGTAG
- the ppm1nb gene encoding protein phosphatase, Mg2+/Mn2+ dependent, 1Nb (putative), producing the protein MRTSRKGSVEMPAFVRQLVKETEKRVTSFFKGGRGGGAGELSESEEGGEEEGVIPSPYLDRPVLDKHMQEGCASWGLTYALASMQGWRAHMEDFHNCFPQLGGELAHWGFFAVYDGHAGSAVAQHCSRNLLDHILGTGKIRADEDVVRVTEGIKEGFFLMDKHLHAMACREGWERGGTTVIATAITPHHIYFVNCGDSRAVLCRAGRVAFSTEDHKPFSPSERERIESAGGSVTLQRVNGSLAVSRALGDFSYKTAEWRPVTEQMVSPEPEVSAVERSPADEFLVLACDGVWDTVTNEELCAFIHSRLRVCTDLREVCSQVIDLCLYKGSLDNISIILVCFPGAPQLSPEALHQEAELEDFLESKVAEIFEELSARGDEPDLLSVLTVLASTVIPGLPPGGGLQSKRNCIISAYYQQKEARRCRLAQELSPTDAN; encoded by the exons atgaggACATCCAGGAAAGGAAGCGTGGAAATGCCTGCTTTTGTAAGGCAGCTGGTGAAGGAGACCGAGAAAAGGGTCACCTCCTTTTTTAAAGGGGGACGAGGGGGAGGTGCAGGGGAGCTGTCTGAAAGTGAagagggaggagaggaggaaggGGTCATCCCTAGCCCCTACCTGGACCGACCGGTTCTGGACAAGCACATGCAAGAGGGCTGTGCCTCCTGGGGGCTTACCTACGCCCTGGCCAGCATGCAGGGTTGGAGAGCGCACATGGAAGATTTCCACAACTGCTTCCCTCAGCTGGGAGGGGAACTGGCCCACTGGGGGTTCTTCGCGGTGTATGATGGGCACGCAGGGAGCGCGGTGGCCCAACACTGCTCCCGAAATCTGCTGGACCACATCCTGGGCACAG GAAAGATCCGAGCAGATGAGGATGTTGTAAGGGTCACTGAGGGCATCAAGGAGGGCTTCTTTCTCATGGACAAGCACCTTCATGCCATGGCCTGCCGTGAGGGTTGGGAACGCGGAGGGACGACTGTCATTGCCACCGCTATCACTCCACACCACATCTACTTCGTGAACTGCGGGGACTCTCGGGCGGTCTTGTGCCGCGCTGGACGGGTGGCCTTCTCGACGGAAGACCACAAGCCCTTCAGCCCCAGCGAGAGGGAGAGGATAGAGAGCGCTGGAGGATCGGTGACTCTGCAGCGCGTCAACGGCTCGCTGGCGGTCTCCCGAGCGTTGGGGGACTTCAGTTACAAGACAGCCGAGTGGCGGCCGGTCACCGAACAGATGGTATCGCCAGAGCCGGAAGTGTCTGCTGTGGAGCGCTCTCCAGCAGATGAGTTTCTGGTTCTGGCCTGCGATGGTGTGTGGGACACTGTCACTAATGAAGAGCTCTGTGCCTTCATACACAGCCGACTGCGTGTCTGCACAGACCTGAGAGAGGTCTGCTCCCAGGTCATAGACCTTTGCCTCTATAAG GGGAGCCTTGATAACATCAGCATCATTCTAGTATGTTTTCCCGGCGCCCCCCAGCTGTCACCTGAAGCACTGCACCAGGAGGCTGAGCTGGAGGACTTTCTGGAGTCCAAAGTAGCTG aGATATTTGAGGAGCTGAGCGCAAGAGGTGATGAGCCTGATCTGCTGTCAGTTCTGACAGTGCTGGCTTCTACAGTGATTCCTGGACTTCCACCAGGGGGCGGCCTTCAGAGCAA GCGGAACTGTATTATTTCAGCCTACTATCAGCAGAAAGAGGCAAGGCGATGTAGATTAGCCCAG GAACTCAGTCCTACAGATGCCAACTAG